CCCAGCTGGCTAGGAAGGTGGGATACGTATTCCAGGATCCATCCTCCCAGATATTCTCCAACACCATATATGAGGAGGCCAGCTTCGGCCCGAAGAACATCGGGGTACCCCCCGTAGAGGTCGAGGAGAGGGTCAGGGGGGCGTTGAGGAAGGTGGGGCTTGAGAAGCCCTTCGACACGCAGCCCTATTCCCTGAGCATGGGGGAGAAGGAGAGGCTCGCCATCGCCAGCGTATTATCAATGAATCCCAGGCTCCTGGTATTGGACGAGCCTACCACAGGCCAGGACTATAGGACGTGCAGGGCTATCATGAGGATCGCTAGGGAATACGCGGAGAGGGGCGGGGCCGTCGTGATGATCTCCCACGACATGGACCTGGTATGCGAATGGTCGTCGAGGGTCGTCGTGATGCATAAGGGCGAGATAATAGAGGATGGGGATCCCCATGAGGTCTACAATAACCATGAGCTCCTGCAGAGCATAGGTTTAAGCCCGCCTCAAGTCTCGATCCTGGCGAGGTATCTTAACATCCCAGGGAACCCGATAACCATCGAGGAGATGGCTGAGATGCTCACCCGGGAGGCTTCAAGTTGAGGATAGTAAGCTATGTTACGAGGGAATCCCCGATCCACAGGATGGATCCCCGGGCTAAGATCGCCCTATGCGGGACCATCATAATCATGAGCTTCATCCATGTCCACCCCTATCTCCTGGCGGGGCTTCTAGCCCTCACGGTGATCCTCAGCTTCATAGGAGGGATAGGCAGGGAGCTCCTCTCCAGGCTTAAGATCCTGGGCTCCGTGGTGGCCATGTCCTTCATCCTCTGGACGCTCTTCTACAGGTGGTCCCTCTTCTACACGCCGAGGGAGTCGGAGATCCTATACCGGATCGGCCCCATAACCATAGATAGGCTGGGCCTGATCTACGGCGTCTCGATGCCCCTGAGGGTCCTGATAATGATCGGGACACCCCTAATATTAATACTTACAACGCCTGTAAGCCATTTCATAAGGGCCATGACCAAGCTCAGGATCCCCTACAACGTAGCCTTCGGGATAGGATTAGCCTTCAGGCTCATACCATCCCTCTCCAATGAATGGCGGAACATCAAGGAGGCGCAGCTCTCCAGGGGGCTGGAGCTCGAGAGGGGATGGCTCATCCAGAGGATTAGGAACCATATACCCATAATAGTACCTTTGACTATAAAGGCGTTGGAGATAGCCGACCAGCTAGCCATAGCCATGGAGACACGGGCCTTCGGAGCCTATAAGAGGAGGAGCTACTATAGGGAGCCGGTACTCAAGGGATCCGATATGCTCGTAATAGCAGCCTCAACAGCAGCCCTTATAGGAAGCATAATCATAAAGATAATGGGCTAGGGCTGACCATCCATATGGATCGCCCAGCCCTACCTTGCACCGCCCCATAACCTATAATAATTGAGGGGGAAGTT
This region of Candidatus Bathyarchaeota archaeon genomic DNA includes:
- a CDS encoding ABC transporter ATP-binding protein, coding for MKVVEVKGLWFKYDERWILRGVDLEVSEGELVAIVGQNGCGKTTLVKHFNGLLKPVRGTVLIEGMDTREATTAQLARKVGYVFQDPSSQIFSNTIYEEASFGPKNIGVPPVEVEERVRGALRKVGLEKPFDTQPYSLSMGEKERLAIASVLSMNPRLLVLDEPTTGQDYRTCRAIMRIAREYAERGGAVVMISHDMDLVCEWSSRVVVMHKGEIIEDGDPHEVYNNHELLQSIGLSPPQVSILARYLNIPGNPITIEEMAEMLTREASS
- a CDS encoding energy-coupling factor transporter transmembrane protein EcfT; this translates as MRIVSYVTRESPIHRMDPRAKIALCGTIIIMSFIHVHPYLLAGLLALTVILSFIGGIGRELLSRLKILGSVVAMSFILWTLFYRWSLFYTPRESEILYRIGPITIDRLGLIYGVSMPLRVLIMIGTPLILILTTPVSHFIRAMTKLRIPYNVAFGIGLAFRLIPSLSNEWRNIKEAQLSRGLELERGWLIQRIRNHIPIIVPLTIKALEIADQLAIAMETRAFGAYKRRSYYREPVLKGSDMLVIAASTAALIGSIIIKIMG